The Megalobrama amblycephala isolate DHTTF-2021 linkage group LG7, ASM1881202v1, whole genome shotgun sequence genome window below encodes:
- the adamts1 gene encoding A disintegrin and metalloproteinase with thrombospondin motifs 1: MSFLRLILGFVAALCVNAAQSAWEESTVVPVRLDSYGTEPTHTAEAREKESEKRIYRLDVFGNQMVLVLEPDQTFLAPGFVFQMVGKPESEEFDSAGQARCFFSGAVNGEELSAAAINLCNGLRGGFYVGGEEYFIQPANASGEASDGDIHVIRRRKRGLLAEENGSKCGVNEEEERVAEKPFATKSEHIPSESKAHHRSRRFVSTPRYLEIMIVADQSMAEFHEAGLKPYLLTIMAVASRLYRHPTIHNSISLAVVKLLVVYDEEHGPQVSSNAALTLRNFCQWQKQHNPPSDRHPEHYDTAVLFTRQDLCGAHSCDTLGMADVGTVCDPDRSCSIVEDDGLQAAFTVAHELGHVFNMPHDDAKQCASVNGDQWSAHMMASTLSNLDQLQPWSPCSALMVTTFLDNGHGQCLLDKPQKPQQLPQALPGSVYDADKQCRLTFGEESQHCPDLSTTCAALWCTVTATNGLLVCQTKNFPWADGTSCGSDSYCMAGRCLSKAEAARYQTPVNGGWGTWGSWGDCSRTCGGGVQYSFRDCDSPQPKNGGKYCEGKRIQYRSCNTEACPDSNGLTFREEQCLAHNDISSQVSFGTGEGVEWVPKYAGVSPKDRCKLVCRAKGTGYFFILKPKVADGTPCTPDSTSVCVQGQCVKAGCDRVIGSNKRFDKCGICGGDGSTCKKVSGSMERAKPGYQDIVTIPAGATHLDVKQRSLVGRRNDNSYLAVRRQDGTYLLNGDYKLTTLETDISLKGALLRYSGSSATLERLRSFAPLPEALTIQVLSVGDSPRPRVKYSYFAPRPSGSNRPSINAISEAGDAEWALREWGPCSQTCGGGIQKRDVLCLDPYGHQSKDCPEELRPASSQSCALQACPSWLQGEWSVCSKACGRGYRKRQLRCIGHDGRILPNESCNAKNQPRPRLELCNLTPC, encoded by the exons ATGTCTTTTTTGCGCCTCATACTGGGTTTCGTTGCAGCGCTGTGCGTAAACGCGGCGCAGAGCGCGTGGGAGGAGAGCACCGTGGTGCCGGTCCGACTCGACTCGTACGGCACCGAACCGACCCATACTGCAGAGGCACGGGAAAAGGAATCCGAGAAACGCATCTATCGCTTGGACGTCTTTGGAAATCAGATGGTGTTGGTGCTGGAACCGGATCAGACCTTTTTAGCGCCTGGGTTTGTGTTCCAGATGGTGGGGAAACCGGAGTCCGAGGAGTTTGACAGCGCGGGACAGGCGCGGTGCTTCTTCTCGGGGGCCGTGAACGGAGAAGAACTTTCCGCTGCGGCGATCAATCTGTGCAATGGACTGCGGGGCGGCTTCTATGTCGGCGGCGAAGAGTACTTCATCCAACCCGCGAACGCCAGCGGAGAGGCTTCGGATGGAGACATCCATGTCATCCGCAGAAGAAAACGGGGGTTGTTGGCTGAGGAGAACGGTTCTAAGTGTGGGGTGAACGAGGAGGAGGAACGGGTCGCCGAGAAACCATTTGCAACCAAATCCGAGCACATCCCATCTGAGTCTAAAG CACACCACAGATCCCGTCGCTTTGTGTCGACTCCTCGCTATTTGGAGATCATGATTGTGGCAGACCAGTCAATGGCAGAGTTTCATGAAGCTGGGCTCAAACCTTACCTGCTGACCATCATGGCGGTGGCATCTCGTCTGTATCGACACCCTACCATTCATAACTCGATCAGTCTGGCAGTTGTGAAGCTTCTTGTTGTGTATGATGAAGAGCACGGTCCCCAGGTGTCCTCCAATGCAGCGCTTACCCTTAGGAACTTCTGCCAGTGGCAAAAGCAGCACAACCCACCAAGTGACCGACACCCTGAGCATTACGACACAGCAGTACTGTTCACCAGACAG GATCTTTGTGGAGCTCATTCTTGTGACACTCTGGGAATGGCGGATGTGGGCACCGTGTGCGATCCCGATCGAAGTTGCTCCATTGTTGAAGATGACGGCCTCCAAGCAGCCTTCACCGTAGCACATGAGCTTG GTCACGTGTTCAACATGCCCCATGATGATGCCAAACAATGTGCCAGCGTTAATGGAGACCAGTGGAGCGCCCACATGATGGCCTCAACCTTGTCCAATCTGGACCAGCTACAGCCCTGGTCTCCTTGCAGTGCCCTGATGGTCACAACCTTCCTGGACAATGGCCATGGTCAGTGTTTACTGGACAAGCCCCAGAAGCCTCAGCAGTTGCCCCAGGCTCTGCCAGGTTCAGTTTACGATGCCGACAAACAGTGCCGTCTCACATTTGGAGAGGAGTCCCAGCACTGTCCTGACCTGAGCACCACTTGTGCCGCACTTTGGTGCACCGTCACAGCTACAAATGGCTTGCTGGTCTGCCAAACCAAGAACTTTCCATGGGCCGATGGGACGTCTTGCGGGTCTGACAGCTACTGTATGGCAGGACGATGCTTGAGCAAGGCCGAGGCTGCCAGATATCAG ACTCCAGTCAATGGCGGATGGGGAACTTGGGGATCTTGGGGAGATTGCTCACGTACCTGTGGAGGAGGTGTACAATACTCTTTTAGGGACTGTGACAGTCCCCAACCCAAAAATGGAGGCAAATACTGTGAGGGCAAGAGAATTCAGTACCGCTCCTGCAACACCGAGGCCTGCCCTGATAGCAATG GTTTGACATTCCGTGAGGAACAGTGTTTGGCCCACAATGACATCTCCTCTCAGGTGTCATTCGGCACAGGAGAAGGTGTCGAGTGGGTGCCGAAGTATGCGGGAGTCTCTCCCAAGGACCGCTGCAAGTTGGTGTGCCGAGCAAAGGGAACTGGGTACTTCTTCATTCTGAAGCCAAAG GTGGCTGATGGAACACCATGCACCCCAGATTCCACCTCAGTCTGTGTCCAAGGCCAATGTGTGAAGGCTGGTTGTGACCGGGTCATTGGTTCCAACAAGCGTTTTGACAAATGCGGCATCTGTGGAGGAGATGGATCTACTTGCAAGAAAGTTTCTGGATCAATGGAGCGTGCTAA GCCGGGCTACCAAGACATAGTGACGATTCCAGCTGGTGCCACGCACCTAGATGTTAAGCAGCGCTCTCTTGTAGGCCGCCGCAACGACAATAGCTACCTAGCAGTTCGCCGGCAAGATGGCACATACCTACTGAACGGCGACTATAAGCTGACGACTTTAGAGACTGATATCTCTCTGAAAGGTGCACTTCTGCGATACAGCGGTTCCTCTGCCACACTAGAGCGCCTCCGAAGCTTCGCTCCCTTACCTGAGGCTCTTACTATCCAGGTGTTGTCAGTCGGCGATTCCCCAAGACCTCGTGTAAAGTACAGCTACTTTGCTCCACGTCCCAGTGGGTCAAATCGTCCGTCCATTAATGCCATTAGTGAAGCAGGAGATGCCGAATGGGCCCTCCGTGAGTGGGGACCCTGTTCGCAGACCTGCGGTGGTGGTATCCAGAAGCGGGACGTCCTTTGCCTTGATCCTTACGGCCATCAGTCAAAAGACTGTCCTGAGGAGCTGCGCCCTGCTTCATCACAATCCTGTGCTCTGCAGGCGTGCCCATCCTGGCTGCAGGGGGAGTGGTCCGTTTGTTCCAAAGCATGCGGCAGAGGCTATCGCAAGCGTCAACTGCGCTGCATCGGACACGATGGTCGCATTTTGCCTAACGAGAGCTGCAACGCAAAAAATCAGCCACGACCTCGCTTGGAATTGTGCAACCTGACTCCCTGTTGA